TGTGAAGGCAAAGTCAATGTCTTCTTCGTACATGTCGTGGAGATCGTCTGCCTCGAACAGGAGACCAACTCAACCCACTAACACTTCCAAGAATCGTGGAACTATCTATCCGGACCTAAACCAGGATCCGACTCCAAAACCCGTCATTCACTTTCTCGCCTTTGCCCTCATAGTCTTTCTCGGACTCCTCCAATTCTTACCGGCTTCCCATTTCCGTCACCCCTCCGACCCTCACAGAAAGTGGGTCCCTTTTAACTCCCACTCCTCTCCCTCTCCCACCGTGAAACTCACCGTTGATGAAGATGACGGGTTGATACACATTGTTTCATGGATGCAGTGTTTGGACCTTAAAGTGCTGGCAGTCCTTGCCAACTCAACTCTTTCAAGTTCAAGGTATCGGTTTAATTTCTCGAACTTGCTCTGTTTTCAGGGACCTTTTCTGGGTGCAAGTCTTATCGGCCATTAATGATGCTAAGAGCAAATTTGAAGAGTTGACTTCAAGATTTCAATGCTAAATAATTTGTCGCCTTTTCTGCTTTTCTTACTCATTTTTTCTGTGTTTTTCTAAATATTCAGATATCCAGATATGCTTCACTTTCATTTCTTTACACCTCAAGGGGACAAAGACAAAGTTTCCTTTTATAAGTTGAAAGTTTTATTTCCACATTCAAACCTTGAACTTCATGggtaatatattgttttttcttcttcttattattacATACTTACAAGGTTCATGTCTTGATTCTTGTTGATGTTGTTGTCAAAATATGTAGGCaagagaaagtgaaagaaataattaagaGGGCTTCTTCTGAAGCAGAATATGACAGTCTCAATCTTGAGGAAATAGCACCTTTCATTATACCAAGTGTTCATCAGTCTctaacaaaattcatatatgtttCTCCCAATCTAATTTTAATGGTTGGTTTCTTCTTTACTATGTAATTTATAGTTGCTAACAGATTAAATTCCTAATATATGTTCAAGACATTGGAAGTTGGAACACTTTAAAACATGATTGCATGCATTCTCTGATGCAAATAGAAGAACTGGATTCTATGTTGCCTCCATATATTTAGTTGTTCGGTGCTTGCCTTACCCCTGATGGGAAGTTACAGGCTTAGAGGATTTGGTAGTCAACTAATGAATGTATTTGAACATTAGGCTATTTTCTTATTTGGGATGGCATTTCTTGTTGTAAAATTTCTAGACTTGGCTTTCATTGCAGGGAAGAATAGAAGAGCTAACCGGAATTGACTTAAGCGCTCATGCCGCTGCAGCTGCTGAGGACTGCTCTAATAGGCTAAACAGCTATGTCAGCTCGGATGTTTTGGATGCTATTCAAAGATCGGCCTCAAAACCATGGATATCCGTGACACCATATGTGAAGGATGCATGTATGCCTGACTTAAGTTTGCTTTTGATTAATGGAAAGAAACTAGAGGAGTTTTTGGAGGCTGTCTTATGGTGGAGTAAAGTTCTGAATTGGAGTGACAGGTTTCTTGTTTTTTCCCTTCCGCCATAATATTCTTCATAAAGATGATAATATTACTTCTTTATATTCATCTCATAACCAGAGAGTGATTACTTCTACATTCGTCtgcatgtatacatatatatgcagGAGTGATAAAAGGAACCCTGCAATAGGATTAGCACTCTATAACAGATATCTAAAGCTTTCAAATTCCTGGTTGGTGAAGGAACCAGCATCAGTAGACACCATTGAAACGAGCATGATCACTCATTATGATGGCCCCAAGATTGTTTGCTCTGAATTTGGAAATGACACCATTCCAGGCTCGTCTCATGGAAACTTATGGATAAAGTACCTTCCTTCAATGTCAAATCAGATTTTGGGGATCTAGAATAACATACTATTTGTGGGTTTACACTATCAAATTCCCAATATTTGCAGCAAAAGACAAGATATGTTTACAAAGTGCCGCCTGCCAAGTGCCAACAACCATGATTAGCTATAAATTTCTTAGCCGGCCCTTATCTAGTTGTGCATTGCTCGATTTTAATGTCCTTTGTTTATAGCTATCAACGCAAGGAAGTCAGAATAAATCTGTGAAATAatcttatacatttttatattggGATCATTGGTCTGACCACAAGCCAACTTTCTGCCTTGTATATAACCTTGTTGTTTCCCCATGGAGGTTTTAGTTGCATTGGTACTTGATATCAGTTTAATATGAACCATTATATTCAAAGTCAAAGGCTCTATTCACCTGGCAAGTTTATTAATTGTTCATTTGTTTTTCAGTTAGGCAAGCCTATGCAATTGGTCTttgttttttaatcatttttgcCGGGGCTCCTAGGCCAAAGTTCCTTGATGAAAggataataatgaaaataccCATGAATTAACGCATTTCAAGTTCTCAAACTAACGTGTAAATTTCATTACCCACAGATTATCACGCCATTAATTGTGTTTATAcatcacttaactaataacGAATAATTTAAGAGCTTTGGAGGGCTGCTCAGGGTAATTATAATCCATGTTCTTGAAGATATATAACAATACATGAATGATTCTACGGAATTATTTTAGTCtttgaagatttataaaaaaaggGTTGGTTGACATTGTAGAAACAGAATaaaataacacatgaaatagtATCCTTTTATATATTCGGAAGCTCAAATCTAGAGGCAGATGAACACAATAGGgtaattttttatgttgttcTTCTTTTCGTGTTttgaacaataatattaattgctTTTCTCTTGTAATCTTTAAGATGCCCATGGTCACCTTCATAAAAttgactatatatatatttggtttgaaaaaaaaaacaccttcCCAAGATTCAATTCTCGAATCTAGAGGCAATTCTGATTGATTAAGCAAAAACTAAGTCTTTGAAGACCTTTTTGAGTATTTTGAAGTAAACAGCAAGGCAAGGTCGATTTGCatataatcatataatattttaactcAAAGAAAGAAAACGGTGAAGTGTTTTTGAGGACGAGGGatgaaaatgtatatatatttttatccgTAAAATGCGGCTTAATGAAGGCCTGCTAGATCTACGAAAGTCCAACTTCTAGCATTGGAAAGTCCTTCTATTTCAGAAACTACAATGATAGAATATGTATAACATTACAAAAATCAATGAGCTTTGTTCCtttgtttttgtatttacactACTTGTGTATACATCCATGATTACAATGGCCGGAATCTATAGTTTTCTGAACGCCAGGGACCTATGTGATTTTCCATAGGCATTTTCGTACTCTTTTGACTTATCTTCTTCATATGATATATAGTTGAAGAGGGAGCTTGAAGTTTGTGAACTTTGTTAAAGATGGTGGCTGCATCATCAAGGAAAAGGAAGGGGAAGATTAGATGGAGCAAACTATATTCTTTTGCTGCATGCTTTCGACCCTTGACATCCAAAGAACGGCTGGCGGCTCGTGAGCTCATCGGTCAGCCGGGGTTTTCTCGGGTGGTGTTTTGCAACGAGCCTCACCTACACAAGAGAAAGCCTTACAAATACCCTTACAACTATATATCCACAACCAAATACAACGTTCTGACTTTCCTTCCAAGAGCACTTTTTGAGCAGTTTAGAAGAGTAgccaatttctattttttattggcAGCAATTTTCTCACTATTTTCTTTAGCTCCTTTCTCACGAGCTAGCTTGATTGCTCCTTTGGTGTTTGTGGTTGGAATCAGCATGCTTAAAGAGGCTGTTGAAGATTGGCATAGGTTTTTTCAGGTAACTTGTAACTAAGCATCACTTGTTCATCTATATTTTGTACCATTTACTTATTAGATaaagctgttttttttttttgcaggatTTGGATGTAAACAATCGAACTGTAAAGACTCATATAAGCAACGGGGTGTTTGTAGATAAGTTGTGGAAAGAACTTCGTGTAGGGGATGTTGTAAAGGTTAACAAAGGCGAATACTTTCCGAGTGATCTTCTTTTGCTGTCTTCCGGCAATGAAGATGGTGTTTGTTATGTGGAAACCATGAACCTTGATGGAGAAACGAATCTGAAGATCAAAAGATGCTTGGAAGCCAGTCTTTGTTTGAATGAGGATGAAGAATTCAGTAAATTTAAGGCCACTGTTCACTGTGAGGATCCGAATCCGAACCTTTACACCTTTGTTGGGAACATAGAGTTCGAGAAGGAATCGTATCCTTTGAGCCCTTCTCAATTGCTTTTACGAGATTCGAAACTCAGAAACACTGATTACATTTATGGAGTAGTGATCTTCAGTGGACATGATACAAAAGCAGTACGGAACTCGACAAGGTCGCCATCTAAACGTAGCCGAATAGAGAGGAAAATGGATCATATTATCTACATTCTTTTCTCAATGCTTGTTTTGGTTTCCTTGGTTTCCTCCTTTGGATCTTTATTGTACTTGAGGCAGGACATGGTTGATTGGTGGTACCTTCAATTGCCAGATGATAATAAAGTCAATGACCTTGATGATTCGAACTCTGAAAAATATGATGATCGCTTCTTCAATCCATCAAAGCCGGTACAATCAGCTGGTTTACAGTTCATACGGGCCCTTGTATTGTATGGCTACTTAATCCCCATTTCTTTATACGTCTCCATTGAAGTTGTTAAAGTTTTACAAACAATGCTTATCAATAAAGACATAGAACTGTATGATGATGTAACATGCAAGTCAGTTCAAGCTCGGACTTCGAATTTAAACGAAGAACTCGGCCAGGTAGAAATGATACTCTCAGATAAAACTGGGACTCTGACATGTAATCAGATGGAGTTCAGGAAATGCTCAATTGCTGGAGTGTCATATGGGGGTGATATAACTGAGGTTGACCTTGCTGCATCAATGAGAATGAATGCTGATTTTGAACCATTCGAGTTCAGTATTGATGAGACCGATGGAGCAACCCGAAGCTTTGAACCATTTGAGTTCTCGGTATCAAGTTTTAGTGCTCAAAATGGGAATGCAAGACTTACAAAAACTGAGGAACCTGTTATCAAGGGTTTCAACTTTAGAGATGACAGGCTTACGAACGAGAATTGGATCCATGGATCCAACTTATTCGACATTACAATGTTCTTTAGAGT
This genomic window from Gossypium raimondii isolate GPD5lz chromosome 10, ASM2569854v1, whole genome shotgun sequence contains:
- the LOC105778282 gene encoding uncharacterized protein LOC105778282, which encodes MSSSYMSWRSSASNRRPTQPTNTSKNRGTIYPDLNQDPTPKPVIHFLAFALIVFLGLLQFLPASHFRHPSDPHRKWVPFNSHSSPSPTVKLTVDEDDGLIHIVSWMQCLDLKVLAVLANSTLSSSRYPDMLHFHFFTPQGDKDKVSFYKLKVLFPHSNLELHGQEKVKEIIKRASSEAEYDSLNLEEIAPFIIPSVHQSLTKFIYVSPNLILMGRIEELTGIDLSAHAAAAAEDCSNRLNSYVSSDVLDAIQRSASKPWISVTPYVKDACMPDLSLLLINGKKLEEFLEAVLWWSKVLNWSDRSDKRNPAIGLALYNRYLKLSNSWLVKEPASVDTIETSMITHYDGPKIVCSEFGNDTIPGSSHGNLWIKYLPSMSNQILGI